Sequence from the Hamadaea flava genome:
CGGATCGAGGCCGTTGCGGGCCGCGCCCTGGTCGCCCGCGTGCGGTCCGCTGCCGGTCACCATCGTGCCGATCACGAGTACGCCCACCGCGGCGGCCTGGATCAGGCCGACCAGCCAGCGCAGTTCCCGGGCGACGGTCACGCGGGTCGGCGCGAGGTGCGGGTCGGCGTCCAGTGTGCTGCGCCAGAACCCGAAGGCGGCGAAGATGATTCCGATGCTGACCATGAAGTGCAGCCCCACGATCCAGGGGTTCAGGTTGGTCAGCACGGTCAGGCCGCCCCAAGCGGCCTGGGCCGGGATGCTCAGCGCGGTCCAGAACGACCAGCGCACCATCGACCGGGCCTGACCGGGGTCGCCGCCGGTCGCGCGGATCCGCTTGGCCGCCTGGCGGGCCAGCAGGAAGCCGAGGACGGCGAGGATGGCGACGACGAAGGTCAGCAGCCGGTTGCCGAACTCGATGGCGCCGTTGACGCCCATCTCGCGGGTGGCGACCAGGGATTCGCCGGTGCACTTGGGCCAGGTCGGGCAGCCGAGCCCGGATCCGGTCAGGCGGACGGCTCCGCCGGTGACGACGATGCCGACGTTCGCCGCGAGGCTGGCCAGGGCGGTGCCCCGCAGCAGCTTCGGCGCCGCCCATACCTCACGCAGCTCACCCACGCCGCCGAGCATAGCCAGCGCACGGATGTGGGCTGCCTCACCGTGCCGTGTCCGGCTGCCGGAACG
This genomic interval carries:
- a CDS encoding COX15/CtaA family protein — translated: MGELREVWAAPKLLRGTALASLAANVGIVVTGGAVRLTGSGLGCPTWPKCTGESLVATREMGVNGAIEFGNRLLTFVVAILAVLGFLLARQAAKRIRATGGDPGQARSMVRWSFWTALSIPAQAAWGGLTVLTNLNPWIVGLHFMVSIGIIFAAFGFWRSTLDADPHLAPTRVTVARELRWLVGLIQAAAVGVLVIGTMVTGSGPHAGDQGAARNGLDPAQISQVHADLVFLLFGLAAAAWLALRAVRATAAAAATLVLLGVLAGQGVIGFVQYFTHLQPVLVGVHMFGASLVWIAALRVWWAVLPARPVPLVRQSAGRSLEDNLTVANATGARERS